Proteins encoded in a region of the Streptomyces sp. NBC_00258 genome:
- a CDS encoding Fur family transcriptional regulator: MTTPRTPTTAEELRGVGLRVTAARVALLETVRSGDHLGVEAIASGVRDRVGHISLQAVYEALHALTAAGLIRRLEPPGSPARFEGRVGDNHHHLVCRTCGVVADVDCAVGHAPCLTASDDRGFAIDEAEVIYWGLCPACSTSSSS; this comes from the coding sequence ATGACCACACCCCGTACTCCGACCACCGCCGAGGAGCTGCGCGGTGTCGGCCTGCGGGTGACGGCTGCCCGCGTCGCACTCCTCGAGACCGTCCGCAGCGGCGACCACCTCGGAGTCGAGGCGATCGCCTCCGGGGTGCGCGACCGCGTGGGCCACATCTCCCTCCAAGCCGTGTACGAGGCCCTCCACGCACTCACCGCGGCGGGACTCATACGCCGCCTCGAACCGCCCGGCAGCCCGGCCCGGTTCGAGGGACGTGTCGGAGACAACCACCACCACCTCGTGTGCCGGACGTGCGGCGTCGTCGCCGACGTCGACTGCGCGGTCGGCCACGCCCCCTGCCTGACCGCGTCCGACGACCGCGGCTTCGCGATCGACGAGGCCGAGGTCATCTACTGGGGCCTGTGCCCCGCCTGTTCCACCAGCAGCAGTTCCTGA
- the paaB gene encoding 1,2-phenylacetyl-CoA epoxidase subunit PaaB translates to MSDSTPGSTQGTGKGDWPLYEVFVRGKRGLNHVHVGSLHAADDAMALTHARDLYTRRNEGVSIWVVRSEHIAASTRDEKDPFFAPSADKVYRHPTFYDIPDDVPHI, encoded by the coding sequence ATGAGCGACAGCACCCCGGGCTCCACCCAGGGCACCGGCAAGGGCGACTGGCCGCTGTACGAGGTGTTCGTGCGCGGCAAGCGCGGGCTGAACCACGTCCATGTGGGCTCGCTGCACGCAGCGGACGACGCCATGGCGCTCACCCACGCCCGTGACCTGTACACCCGGCGCAACGAGGGCGTCTCGATCTGGGTGGTGCGCTCGGAGCACATCGCGGCGTCCACGCGCGACGAGAAGGACCCCTTCTTCGCGCCGAGCGCCGACAAGGTCTACCGCCACCCGACGTTCTACGACATCCCCGACGACGTCCCGCACATCTGA
- the katG gene encoding catalase/peroxidase HPI — MTENHDAIVTDPKPAEAGGCPVAHDRAPHPTQGGGNRQWWPERLNLKILAKNPAVANPLGEDFDYAEAFKNLDLAAVKQDIAEVLTTSQDWWPADFGNYGPFMIRMAWHSAGTYRISDGRGGAGAGQQRFAPLNSWPDNGNLDKARRLLWPVKKKYGQSLSWADLMILTGNVALEQMGFETFGFAGGRADVWESEEDVYWGPETTWLDDQRYTGDRELESPLGAVQMGLIYVNPEGPNGNPDPIAAARDIRETFRRMAMNDEETVALIAGGHTFGKTHGAGPAESVGDDPEAAPIEAQGFGWKNSFGTGKGADAITSGLEVTWTTTPTQWSNGFFDNLFGYEWELTQSPAGANQWKPKDGAGEGTVPAAHDASKKIAPSMLTTDLSLRFDPIYEPISRRFHENPAEFADAFARAWYKLTHRDMGPKSLYLGPEVPQETLLWQDPLPEAEGEAIAAEDVTALKAKILGSDLTVSQLVSAAWASASTFRGSDKRGGANGARVRLEPQRDWEANDPGQLAQVLRVLEGIQAEFNSGAKKVSLADLIVLGGSAAVEKAAKDAGHDVTVPFTPGRVDATEEHTDAESFAALEPTADGFRNYLGKGNRLPAEYLLLDRANLLTLSGPELTVLVGGLRVLGANHQQSSLGVLTATPGKLTNDFYVNLLDLGTTWTATSEDATTFEARDDATGDVKWTGTRADLVFGSNSELRALAEVYAADDAKEKFVNDFVAAWTKVMELDRFDLV; from the coding sequence ATGACTGAGAACCATGACGCGATCGTCACTGACCCGAAGCCCGCGGAGGCGGGAGGCTGCCCGGTCGCACACGACCGTGCGCCGCACCCGACGCAGGGCGGCGGCAACCGCCAGTGGTGGCCGGAGCGGCTCAACCTGAAGATCCTTGCCAAGAACCCCGCCGTGGCCAACCCCCTCGGTGAGGACTTCGACTACGCCGAGGCGTTCAAGAACCTCGACCTTGCGGCCGTTAAACAGGACATCGCCGAGGTACTGACCACCTCGCAGGACTGGTGGCCGGCCGACTTCGGCAACTACGGCCCGTTCATGATCCGTATGGCGTGGCACAGCGCGGGCACCTACCGCATCAGCGACGGCCGCGGCGGCGCCGGTGCCGGTCAGCAGCGCTTCGCTCCCCTGAACAGCTGGCCGGACAACGGCAACCTGGACAAGGCCCGCCGTCTGCTGTGGCCGGTGAAGAAGAAGTACGGCCAGAGCCTTTCCTGGGCCGACCTGATGATCCTCACCGGCAACGTCGCCCTGGAGCAGATGGGCTTCGAGACCTTCGGCTTCGCCGGCGGCCGTGCGGACGTCTGGGAGTCCGAGGAGGACGTGTACTGGGGTCCCGAGACCACCTGGCTCGACGACCAGCGCTACACCGGCGACCGCGAGCTGGAGAGCCCGCTCGGCGCCGTCCAGATGGGCCTCATCTACGTCAACCCCGAGGGCCCCAACGGCAACCCGGACCCGATCGCCGCGGCCCGCGACATCCGTGAGACCTTCCGCCGGATGGCGATGAACGACGAGGAGACGGTCGCCCTGATCGCGGGCGGTCACACCTTCGGCAAGACCCACGGCGCGGGCCCGGCGGAGAGCGTCGGCGACGACCCCGAGGCCGCCCCGATCGAGGCGCAGGGCTTCGGCTGGAAGAACTCCTTCGGCACCGGCAAGGGCGCGGACGCCATCACGTCCGGCCTGGAGGTCACCTGGACCACCACGCCCACCCAGTGGAGCAACGGCTTCTTCGACAACCTCTTCGGCTACGAGTGGGAGCTCACCCAGAGCCCCGCCGGCGCCAACCAGTGGAAGCCGAAGGACGGCGCGGGCGAGGGCACCGTCCCGGCCGCCCACGACGCCTCGAAGAAGATCGCCCCCTCGATGCTCACGACGGACCTGTCGCTGCGCTTCGACCCGATCTACGAGCCCATCTCCCGCCGCTTCCACGAGAACCCCGCGGAGTTCGCGGACGCCTTCGCCCGCGCCTGGTACAAGCTGACCCACCGTGACATGGGCCCGAAGTCGCTCTACCTCGGCCCGGAGGTCCCGCAGGAGACCCTGCTGTGGCAGGACCCGCTGCCCGAGGCGGAGGGCGAGGCCATCGCCGCCGAGGACGTCACCGCCCTCAAGGCGAAGATCCTCGGCTCGGACCTGACCGTCTCGCAGCTGGTCTCCGCCGCCTGGGCCTCGGCCTCGACGTTCCGCGGCAGCGACAAGCGCGGCGGCGCCAACGGCGCGCGCGTCCGTCTGGAGCCGCAGCGCGACTGGGAGGCCAACGACCCCGGCCAGCTGGCCCAGGTGCTGCGTGTCCTCGAGGGCATCCAGGCGGAGTTCAACTCCGGCGCCAAGAAGGTCTCCCTGGCCGACCTGATCGTGCTCGGCGGCAGCGCGGCCGTCGAGAAGGCCGCCAAGGACGCCGGTCACGACGTCACGGTGCCCTTCACCCCGGGCCGTGTCGACGCGACGGAGGAGCACACCGACGCGGAGTCCTTCGCCGCCCTCGAGCCGACCGCCGACGGGTTCCGCAACTACCTCGGCAAGGGCAACCGCCTGCCGGCCGAGTACCTGCTGCTCGACCGTGCGAACCTGCTGACCCTCAGCGGCCCCGAGCTGACGGTCCTCGTCGGTGGCCTGCGCGTCCTGGGCGCCAACCACCAGCAGTCGTCGCTCGGTGTCCTCACCGCGACCCCCGGCAAGCTGACGAACGACTTCTACGTCAACCTGCTCGACCTGGGCACGACGTGGACGGCGACGTCCGAGGACGCGACCACCTTCGAGGCCCGCGACGACGCCACGGGCGACGTCAAGTGGACCGGCACCCGTGCCGACCTCGTCTTCGGCTCGAACTCCGAGCTGCGCGCGCTCGCCGAGGTCTACGCGGCCGACGACGCGAAGGAGAAGTTCGTGAACGACTTCGTCGCGGCGTGGACCAAGGTCATGGAGCTCGACCGGTTCGACCTCGTCTGA
- the paaA gene encoding 1,2-phenylacetyl-CoA epoxidase subunit PaaA has translation MTTTHSAEAPLQELQQQFDTTIARDQRVEPRDWMPDGYRKTLVRQIAQHAHSEIIGMQPEGEWITRAPSLRRKAILFAKVQDEAGHGLYLYSAAETLGADRADLTERLIEGRQKYSSIFNYPTPTFADVGVIGWFVDGAAICNQVPLCRSSYGPYARAMVRICKEESFHQRQGYELLMTMMRGTEAQRAMVQDSVNRWWWPSLMMFGPPDGDSPNSAASMAWKIKRHSNDVLRQRFVDMTVPQAEKLGVTLPDPELRWNEESGSHDFGTPDWEELKRVISGGGPCNAERVERRRSAHEEGAWVREAATAHAAKQAARAREGATA, from the coding sequence ATGACCACGACACACTCCGCCGAGGCGCCGCTCCAGGAGTTGCAGCAGCAGTTCGACACGACGATCGCGCGGGACCAGCGGGTCGAGCCGCGCGACTGGATGCCGGACGGCTACCGCAAGACGCTGGTGCGGCAGATCGCGCAGCACGCGCACTCGGAGATCATCGGCATGCAGCCGGAGGGCGAGTGGATCACGCGTGCGCCCTCGCTGCGCCGCAAGGCCATCCTGTTCGCCAAGGTTCAGGACGAGGCCGGCCACGGGCTGTACCTGTACTCGGCGGCGGAGACCCTGGGCGCCGACCGCGCGGACCTGACCGAGCGGCTCATCGAAGGGCGCCAGAAGTACTCGTCGATCTTCAACTACCCCACGCCGACCTTCGCCGACGTCGGCGTCATCGGCTGGTTCGTGGACGGCGCCGCGATCTGCAACCAGGTTCCGCTGTGCAGGAGTTCGTACGGGCCCTATGCGCGCGCGATGGTGCGGATCTGCAAGGAGGAGTCCTTCCATCAGCGGCAGGGCTACGAGCTGTTGATGACGATGATGCGCGGCACCGAGGCCCAGCGGGCCATGGTCCAGGACTCGGTGAACCGCTGGTGGTGGCCGTCGCTGATGATGTTCGGCCCGCCCGACGGCGACTCGCCCAACTCGGCGGCGTCGATGGCCTGGAAGATCAAGCGGCACAGCAACGACGTGCTGCGTCAGCGGTTCGTCGACATGACCGTCCCGCAGGCCGAGAAGCTCGGCGTCACGCTGCCGGACCCGGAGCTGCGCTGGAACGAGGAGAGCGGCAGCCACGACTTCGGCACCCCCGACTGGGAGGAGCTGAAGCGGGTGATCTCCGGCGGCGGGCCGTGCAACGCCGAGCGGGTTGAGCGCCGCCGCAGCGCCCATGAGGAGGGCGCCTGGGTGCGGGAGGCGGCCACGGCACACGCGGCCAAGCAGGCGGCACGCGCGCGTGAAGGAGCGACGGCATGA
- a CDS encoding TetR/AcrR family transcriptional regulator: MGRTSNAREKILTAAQSLIGQRGYSALGTAEICKVAGVPKGSFYYFFETKEALALAVLDEHWETQRGDWSRVLRGGGEPLQRLRQLFEETEAGQRAGQQSCGTVSGCLFGNLTLELSNQTEAVRSRLQGIFDAQVDMVEEIVAEAAERGEIAVGDSSEAARSVVAQLEGQVLFAKLYNDPQRLDVLWRNCLAILGARLPA, encoded by the coding sequence ATGGGACGGACCAGCAACGCCAGGGAGAAGATCCTCACCGCCGCGCAGTCGCTCATCGGGCAGCGGGGCTACTCGGCCCTCGGCACCGCCGAGATCTGCAAGGTCGCGGGCGTGCCGAAGGGCAGCTTCTACTACTTCTTCGAGACGAAGGAGGCGCTCGCCCTGGCTGTTCTCGACGAGCACTGGGAGACCCAGCGCGGCGACTGGAGCCGCGTCCTGCGCGGCGGCGGTGAACCGCTCCAGCGGCTGCGGCAGCTGTTCGAGGAGACCGAGGCGGGCCAGCGTGCCGGACAGCAGAGCTGCGGCACCGTCTCAGGGTGTCTGTTCGGGAACCTGACCCTGGAGCTGAGCAACCAGACCGAGGCCGTCCGTTCGCGCCTGCAAGGAATCTTCGACGCGCAGGTCGACATGGTCGAGGAGATCGTCGCCGAGGCCGCGGAGCGGGGTGAGATCGCCGTCGGTGACTCCAGTGAGGCCGCCCGGTCCGTCGTCGCCCAACTCGAAGGTCAGGTGCTCTTCGCCAAGCTCTACAACGACCCCCAGCGCCTCGACGTCCTGTGGAGGAACTGCCTCGCCATCCTCGGAGCCAGGCTGCCGGCGTAG
- a CDS encoding CGNR zinc finger domain-containing protein yields MNLDHAFFCGNPALDFAATLRARRTLRFETLVSPDRLDAWYVESGVVDAVSPSREADVEQAIAVREAVYGLITARRLGEAYDEEALAAVNGAARKPSATPQLTATGRWTAATPEEALATVARHAVEVLSGPDVPLLKECGNPECTRVYIDRSRGTRRQWCGMESCGNKVKAAAYRARKKQARTAVR; encoded by the coding sequence GTGAATCTGGATCATGCCTTCTTCTGCGGGAACCCCGCGCTCGACTTCGCGGCCACGCTCCGCGCCCGCCGCACGCTCCGGTTCGAGACGCTCGTGTCGCCGGACCGACTCGACGCCTGGTACGTCGAGTCCGGAGTCGTCGACGCCGTGTCGCCCAGCCGGGAGGCCGACGTCGAGCAGGCGATCGCCGTACGGGAGGCCGTCTACGGCCTGATCACCGCCCGGCGGCTCGGTGAGGCCTACGACGAAGAGGCGCTCGCCGCGGTGAACGGCGCGGCCCGCAAGCCCTCCGCGACGCCTCAGCTCACCGCGACGGGGCGATGGACGGCCGCGACGCCCGAAGAGGCACTGGCCACCGTGGCACGCCACGCCGTCGAAGTCCTCAGCGGACCCGACGTTCCGCTGCTGAAGGAATGCGGCAATCCCGAATGCACGCGCGTCTACATCGACCGGTCGCGCGGGACGCGTCGGCAGTGGTGCGGCATGGAGTCGTGCGGAAACAAGGTGAAGGCCGCGGCCTACCGCGCCCGCAAGAAGCAGGCCCGGACCGCAGTTCGGTGA
- a CDS encoding class I SAM-dependent methyltransferase has product MSNGADYESIRFDRSGQAEAFDAIGDRYDEAFPHKEGQLSAGTWLIDSLPAGSRVLDLGCGTGVPTTRQMTDAGFEVVGVDLSRRMVQLAREYVPAATFHQLDIADLRPGGPQDLGRFDAVAAFFSFLMLPRVEIPLALQTVRHLLVPGGLFVLSMVEADVDNYAIPFLGNTIRVSGYVLEDLHKVIETGGFEIVKEAAYTYAPAVADVPPEEQVFLCCRRLD; this is encoded by the coding sequence ATGAGCAATGGTGCTGACTACGAGAGCATTCGGTTTGACCGCAGCGGTCAGGCCGAAGCCTTTGACGCCATCGGCGACCGCTATGACGAGGCCTTCCCGCACAAGGAGGGCCAGCTTTCCGCCGGAACTTGGCTGATCGACTCGCTGCCGGCGGGTTCGCGTGTGCTCGACCTCGGCTGCGGCACCGGAGTGCCGACCACGCGCCAGATGACGGACGCCGGCTTCGAGGTGGTGGGCGTCGACCTGTCGCGCAGGATGGTGCAGCTGGCCCGGGAGTACGTGCCCGCGGCGACGTTCCACCAGCTGGACATCGCCGACCTGCGCCCCGGCGGCCCGCAGGACCTCGGCCGTTTCGACGCCGTCGCGGCCTTCTTCTCCTTTCTGATGCTGCCCCGCGTGGAGATACCCCTCGCGCTGCAGACGGTCCGCCACCTGCTGGTTCCCGGTGGCCTGTTCGTCCTCTCGATGGTGGAGGCCGACGTGGACAACTACGCGATCCCGTTCCTCGGAAACACGATCCGGGTTTCCGGATACGTGCTGGAGGACCTGCACAAGGTCATCGAGACCGGCGGCTTCGAGATCGTCAAGGAGGCCGCCTACACCTATGCCCCGGCGGTCGCCGACGTCCCGCCCGAGGAGCAGGTCTTCCTCTGCTGCCGACGGCTCGACTGA
- a CDS encoding SpoIIE family protein phosphatase, with amino-acid sequence MDLDETLRELRRAAVPAFADAIIVHLHDPLPVGEEKSAAPVVLQLHSVSRKPEAPAASRSPLLKSRPLHSDVAEHVRPAVTGRLSKLLLAGRPAFGDAPGIAPAVAELLGPLAGAPEAIPPGRRLIIAPMHGRRHVMGTVVLLRRPDRSPFTRDDLLVASQLATHTAIGVQKAVMYGHEASVADTLQHTMLPSSLPEPTGIRLASRYLPASKTAQVGGDWYDAIPLPGNRVALIVGDVMGHSMTSAAIMGQLRTIVQTLAGLDLPPDEVLHHLDEQAQRLGSDHIATCLYAIYDPISHRLLMANAGHPPAVLLHPDGHGEVLRVPPAAPIGVGGVDFESVEMHAPTGATLLLYTDGLVESRDTDVGTGVEALRTSLRAMASGRAAPSLEPLCDHILGTMVPGSRDDDIALLTARFEGFPPDSVGYWHLDPHPLTAGQARRLTRRALRRWDLESMLDSTELMVSEVVTNAVRFASRPIALRLLRTDVLRCEVTDDSSQVPRMRQAQPGDEGGRGLFLVDQLAQRWGATRLSTGKVVWFEQQIPKK; translated from the coding sequence ATGGATCTCGACGAGACGCTCCGCGAACTGCGCCGGGCGGCCGTCCCCGCCTTCGCGGACGCGATCATCGTCCATCTGCACGATCCGCTCCCCGTCGGGGAGGAGAAGTCGGCCGCGCCCGTCGTCCTGCAGCTGCACAGCGTCAGCAGGAAGCCGGAAGCACCCGCCGCCTCCCGGTCGCCCCTGCTCAAGTCCCGTCCCCTGCACTCGGACGTCGCCGAGCACGTACGGCCGGCCGTCACCGGCCGGCTCTCGAAGCTGCTGCTGGCCGGACGGCCCGCCTTCGGTGACGCGCCGGGGATCGCGCCCGCGGTGGCCGAACTGCTCGGGCCCCTGGCCGGCGCGCCGGAGGCGATTCCGCCGGGACGCAGGCTGATCATCGCCCCGATGCACGGCCGCCGGCACGTCATGGGAACGGTGGTCCTCCTGCGCCGGCCCGACCGGTCCCCCTTCACCCGTGACGACCTGCTCGTCGCCTCACAGCTCGCGACGCACACCGCCATCGGCGTACAGAAAGCGGTGATGTACGGACACGAAGCCTCCGTGGCGGACACGTTGCAGCACACCATGCTCCCGTCGTCGCTGCCCGAGCCCACCGGGATCCGGCTGGCCAGTCGCTATCTGCCCGCCTCGAAGACCGCCCAGGTCGGGGGCGACTGGTACGACGCGATCCCGCTGCCCGGCAACCGCGTCGCACTGATCGTCGGTGACGTCATGGGGCATTCCATGACCTCCGCCGCGATCATGGGCCAGCTGCGCACCATCGTGCAGACCCTCGCCGGGCTCGACCTGCCTCCGGACGAGGTCCTGCACCACCTCGACGAGCAGGCCCAGCGCCTCGGCAGCGACCACATCGCGACCTGCCTCTACGCGATCTACGACCCGATCTCGCACCGGCTGCTCATGGCGAACGCCGGCCACCCGCCCGCGGTGCTCCTGCACCCGGACGGCCACGGCGAGGTGCTGCGCGTCCCACCGGCCGCCCCCATCGGCGTCGGCGGCGTCGACTTCGAGTCCGTGGAGATGCACGCGCCCACCGGAGCGACCCTTCTGCTCTACACCGACGGTCTCGTCGAATCGCGCGACACCGACGTGGGAACAGGCGTCGAGGCCCTGCGCACCAGCCTCCGGGCCATGGCGAGCGGACGCGCCGCCCCCTCACTCGAACCGCTGTGCGACCACATCCTCGGCACCATGGTCCCGGGCTCCCGGGACGACGACATCGCGCTGCTCACCGCCCGGTTCGAGGGCTTCCCTCCGGACAGCGTGGGGTACTGGCACCTGGACCCCCACCCGCTGACCGCCGGACAGGCACGTCGCCTGACCCGCAGGGCACTTCGCCGCTGGGACCTGGAATCCATGCTCGACTCGACGGAACTCATGGTCAGCGAGGTCGTGACGAACGCCGTCCGCTTCGCCTCACGGCCCATCGCGTTGCGGCTGCTGCGCACCGACGTCCTCCGCTGCGAGGTGACCGACGACTCGTCCCAGGTGCCCAGGATGCGACAGGCCCAGCCGGGCGACGAGGGCGGCCGAGGCCTCTTCCTCGTCGACCAGCTCGCGCAACGCTGGGGAGCGACGAGGCTCAGCACGGGCAAGGTCGTCTGGTTCGAGCAGCAGATCCCCAAGAAGTAG
- a CDS encoding GntR family transcriptional regulator — MAQTNGRTSRRDIYLKLRQLVLTLELPPGAALSENELAASLGVSRTPVRESLILLAQEGLVQVFPKIGSFVSRVDPAQVADAQFLREAVELASLDGLPERLDPVVVEELRGNLNRQRRADLDLEEFFDLDEAFHQGLMRLSGHGNVWTTVAAAKGHLDRARRLGLHENVSPAVFAAQHHEIFEAIVGGNVPLARTAMRTHLRAVFSDIERIRAHSPELFATDASTVPVRRNVVVWE; from the coding sequence ATGGCTCAAACGAACGGGCGGACGAGTCGGCGCGATATCTATCTGAAATTGCGTCAGTTGGTCCTGACCCTCGAACTTCCCCCGGGCGCGGCCCTCTCGGAGAACGAACTCGCCGCGTCACTGGGCGTCAGTCGCACTCCTGTGCGGGAGAGCCTGATCCTGCTGGCCCAGGAGGGCCTGGTGCAGGTCTTCCCGAAGATCGGGTCGTTCGTGTCACGGGTGGACCCGGCGCAGGTCGCCGACGCGCAGTTCCTCCGGGAGGCGGTGGAGCTCGCATCGCTCGACGGTCTTCCCGAGCGGCTCGACCCGGTGGTCGTCGAGGAACTGCGGGGCAACCTGAACCGCCAGCGGCGCGCGGACCTCGACCTGGAGGAGTTCTTCGATCTGGACGAGGCGTTCCACCAGGGCCTGATGCGCCTGAGCGGTCACGGCAACGTGTGGACGACCGTCGCCGCGGCCAAGGGGCACCTGGACCGGGCCAGGCGCCTCGGCCTGCACGAGAACGTGTCCCCGGCCGTCTTCGCCGCCCAGCACCACGAGATCTTCGAGGCGATCGTCGGCGGGAACGTCCCGCTCGCCCGCACGGCCATGCGCACGCACCTGCGCGCCGTCTTCAGCGACATCGAACGCATCCGCGCGCACTCGCCCGAACTGTTCGCCACCGACGCCTCGACAGTGCCCGTGCGACGCAACGTCGTCGTCTGGGAGTGA
- a CDS encoding tetratricopeptide repeat protein — MNEPTHALPELPEPTPPEDRVHDPLAVALGNASLLGVGYLMLRRRMLAVAAVVVTVVLVSRLVSTARPAYEIAVLVWWVAVVAHGWFLARRGGSGVALRGQRVVALCITLSVLLAVALLRFDASRIEESVTEARESGDCAGVLSAQDRVWFGHRVADAPLTARGDETVEACDRLRSARTELNTALTGNTDALDEGFETLASVLAEPGNEKTVETTLTGFLGSLPAKEPCTTVTVTEWLRDRKRSHDVLDRSAATAKRTAPAALVGCGDELMTDSSWQDALAHYERLLDRYPGDDLADKARKGARKATQSIELANLRSLLAPGTGSQPEYCSNPAKYSGAKPMGKGTNRALFYTGSTYGDDYSGKLPGSWKAADAADAVLVVCMGEDTFGTSVQTCPYQGKASGSTTYVTFHKIAIPVKVYEVRTGKLVTKRKIQISGSSCPALISYFSSGDSDSGPPSTRYVSESKSDVRSAFRPLVVR; from the coding sequence ATGAACGAACCGACGCATGCCCTGCCCGAACTGCCGGAGCCCACGCCGCCCGAGGACCGGGTGCACGACCCGCTGGCCGTCGCCCTCGGCAACGCCTCCCTTCTCGGCGTCGGTTACCTGATGCTGCGCCGCCGCATGCTCGCCGTCGCAGCCGTGGTCGTCACCGTCGTGCTCGTCTCCCGGCTCGTCTCGACCGCCCGGCCGGCGTACGAGATCGCCGTGCTCGTGTGGTGGGTCGCGGTCGTCGCCCACGGGTGGTTCCTGGCGCGCAGAGGCGGCAGCGGGGTCGCGCTGCGCGGTCAGCGAGTGGTCGCACTCTGCATCACGCTGTCGGTGCTGCTGGCCGTGGCGCTGCTGCGCTTCGACGCGTCCAGGATCGAGGAGAGCGTCACCGAGGCCCGCGAAAGCGGCGACTGCGCCGGGGTGTTGAGCGCCCAGGACAGGGTGTGGTTCGGGCATCGCGTCGCCGACGCCCCGCTGACCGCCCGCGGCGACGAGACCGTAGAGGCATGCGACCGGCTGCGGTCGGCCCGGACCGAACTGAACACGGCGTTGACCGGGAACACCGATGCCCTGGACGAGGGCTTCGAGACACTCGCCTCCGTCCTCGCCGAACCCGGCAACGAGAAGACGGTCGAGACGACCCTGACCGGATTCCTCGGCAGCCTGCCCGCCAAGGAGCCCTGCACCACCGTCACCGTCACCGAATGGCTCCGTGACCGGAAGCGCAGCCACGACGTACTGGACCGGTCCGCCGCCACGGCCAAGCGGACCGCCCCCGCCGCGCTCGTCGGCTGCGGTGACGAGCTGATGACCGACAGCAGTTGGCAGGACGCCCTGGCGCACTACGAGCGGCTGCTGGACCGCTACCCCGGCGACGACCTGGCGGACAAGGCCAGGAAGGGAGCCCGGAAGGCCACCCAGAGCATCGAGTTGGCCAACCTCCGCAGCCTGCTCGCACCGGGCACCGGCTCCCAGCCCGAGTACTGCTCCAACCCCGCGAAGTACAGCGGTGCCAAGCCCATGGGCAAGGGCACCAACCGCGCGCTGTTCTACACCGGCAGTACGTACGGCGACGACTACTCCGGCAAACTCCCCGGCTCCTGGAAGGCCGCCGACGCGGCCGACGCCGTCCTGGTGGTCTGCATGGGCGAGGACACCTTCGGCACATCCGTCCAGACCTGCCCGTACCAAGGCAAGGCCTCCGGGTCCACCACGTACGTGACCTTCCACAAGATCGCGATTCCGGTGAAGGTCTACGAGGTCCGCACCGGCAAACTCGTCACCAAGCGCAAGATCCAGATCAGCGGGTCGAGTTGCCCCGCACTCATCTCGTACTTCTCCTCCGGCGACTCCGACTCGGGCCCGCCGTCGACCAGGTACGTCAGCGAGTCCAAGTCCGACGTGCGCTCCGCGTTCCGGCCGCTGGTCGTCCGCTGA
- a CDS encoding GOLPH3/VPS74 family protein — MTTPRDLLIVAMDGESGRPADRGSLSLALAGAEVIDLLGVRAVALDGDRVVPGDPPSPDDPLLRAAASSLVRQEPYESVEEWLWRRGRDLSSAYLTAFETEGQLTRQRRRLVSFRAGDVALVDSPARRGAVDRWESHEPVLVALATAAGLYGEPFDEAAEGSPDTPDIADDAVATVLAAVNDAVMELEAVRQRRSIEDAAFDNVWRGL, encoded by the coding sequence ATGACCACACCGCGGGACCTGTTGATCGTCGCCATGGATGGGGAATCCGGCCGCCCTGCGGACCGGGGCAGCCTGTCCCTCGCGCTCGCCGGGGCCGAGGTCATCGACCTCCTCGGTGTCCGGGCCGTCGCCTTGGACGGCGATCGTGTCGTGCCCGGCGACCCGCCCTCCCCCGACGACCCCCTGCTGCGTGCGGCCGCGTCGTCGCTCGTCCGCCAAGAGCCGTACGAGTCGGTGGAGGAGTGGCTGTGGCGCCGAGGCCGTGACCTGTCCTCGGCCTATCTGACCGCCTTCGAGACCGAAGGCCAGCTCACCCGGCAACGCCGTCGGCTGGTGTCCTTCCGGGCCGGTGACGTGGCGCTCGTCGATTCCCCCGCCCGCCGCGGGGCCGTCGACCGCTGGGAGTCGCACGAGCCCGTCCTGGTCGCTCTCGCGACGGCAGCCGGGCTGTACGGCGAGCCCTTCGACGAGGCCGCCGAGGGCTCCCCGGACACGCCGGACATCGCCGACGACGCGGTGGCGACGGTACTGGCCGCCGTCAACGACGCGGTGATGGAACTGGAAGCCGTTCGGCAGCGCCGATCCATAGAGGACGCGGCCTTCGACAACGTCTGGCGCGGCCTGTGA